The following are encoded in a window of Aerosakkonema funiforme FACHB-1375 genomic DNA:
- a CDS encoding PEP-CTERM sorting domain-containing protein (PEP-CTERM proteins occur, often in large numbers, in the proteomes of bacteria that also encode an exosortase, a predicted intramembrane cysteine proteinase. The presence of a PEP-CTERM domain at a protein's C-terminus predicts cleavage within the sorting domain, followed by covalent anchoring to some some component of the (usually Gram-negative) cell surface. Many PEP-CTERM proteins exhibit an unusual sequence composition that includes large numbers of potential glycosylation sites. Expression of one such protein has been shown restore the ability of a bacterium to form floc, a type of biofilm.), whose amino-acid sequence PPAPPAEPPAPPAEPPAPPAEPPAPPVEQPGVKSVPEPGTVGALLLTGLAALGLGKKRNENQ is encoded by the coding sequence AACCGCCAGCTCCTCCCGCCGAACCGCCAGCTCCTCCCGCCGAACCGCCAGCTCCTCCCGCCGAACCACCAGCTCCTCCAGTTGAGCAACCAGGGGTTAAGAGCGTACCCGAACCAGGTACAGTGGGCGCACTCTTGCTAACCGGTCTTGCAGCTCTGGGTCTTGGCAAAAAACGGAATGAAAATCAATAG